In Drosophila subpulchrella strain 33 F10 #4 breed RU33 chromosome 3R, RU_Dsub_v1.1 Primary Assembly, whole genome shotgun sequence, the following are encoded in one genomic region:
- the LOC119560455 gene encoding ATP-binding cassette sub-family G member 5 yields MKMIGSDYVLEAHNIFHTTEVDGGGCFNGAGNSALVLKGVNLTVHSGEVMAILGSKGSGKRALLDVISRRADGATRGQVLLNGSPLSKALFQQRCGYVTQSCTFVPGLTVAQTLHYTPTILSGYLKSSKVRQVLADLALSQVAHKRVEYLNISEARRLAIGIQLVRDPVMLLLDEPTHGLDPLSAYLLISILSNTAKKTGCGILLSLEKPRSDVFPFLDRALFLCLGGVVYSGGTRAMLEYFHGIGFPCPQLENPLMYYLCLSTVDRRSRDRFLESSQQIEALVERFSRETPISDAPLNNMGSGKVPLAYGKPGELKVWVMLYLKLLASTFSCGLVGMKTLFLRMLLLPLALSILWAFYTEVGDDAHGFFTKNGMILNILGLSYGCGILTTISLFPIWRKKFSQDNPEGLYSGTTLLIAYNSVSIPFSAVSAVIASCVVYPLLLDVKYNNGIVFAYLFVALWSSFVLAEQLTIAFLLVVKVPFNAAIAVTYVLVISIALASGTVRSFKGLQPWLQDNTKGTHTRYASSLLHSIAFQSRKLNCTPTASVICPKPADFMHERLGLPDPDETIDVAASCAFAVGLAAFNMLVYLFPMPRCVRQKFKD; encoded by the exons ATGAAAATGATCGGCAGCGACTACGTACTGGAAGCCCACAACATTTTCCACACCACCGAG GTGGATGGTGGTGGCTGTTTCAATGGAGCCGGCAACTCGGCCCTGGTGCTTAAGGGCGTCAATCTCACCGTGCACAGCGGCGAGGTTATGGCCATTCTGGGATCGAAAG GCAGTGGTAAGAGGGCTCTCTTAGACGTCATATCAAGACGCGCCGATGGAGCCACTCGGGGTCAGGTGCTGCTCAATGGATCACCACTCTCGAAGGCCTTGTTCCAACAGCGATGCGGATATGTGACCCAGTCCTGCACCTTTGTTCCTGGTCTCACAGTGGCCCAGACCCTTCACTACACTCCCACCATA TTGAGTGGTTACCTGAAGAGTTCCAAGGTGCGACAAGTGCTGGCGGATTTGGCCCTCTCACAAGTGGCTCACAAGCGAGTGGAGTACTTGAATATCAGCGAGGCACGACGTCTGGCTATTGGCATCCAGTTGGTCAGAGATCCTG TCATGCTGTTGCTGGATGAGCCAACCCATGGCCTGGATCCCTTGAGTGCCTATCTGCTGATATCCATTCTGTCCAACACGGCCAAGAAAACGGGTTGTGGTATCCTACTTTCGCTGGAGAAGCCACGATCCGATGTTTTTCCATTCCTGGATCGAGCCCTGTTCCTCTGCCTGGGCGGTGTGGTTTATTCCGGAGGCACTCGTGCCATGCTGGAGTACTTCCACGGCATTGGATTTCCCTGTCCCCAGCTGGAGAATCCCCTAATGTACTATCTCTGCCTGTCCACCGTGGACCGTCGAAGTCGGGATCGATTCTTGGAGTCCAGCCAGCAGATCGAGGCATTAGTGGAGCGATTCTCCCGGGAAACTCCCATCTCGGATGCCCCGCTGAATAATATGGGATCTGGCAAGGTGCCACTGGCGTACGGAAAACCAGGGGAACTGAAAGTTTGGGTTATGTTGTACTT AAAACTACTGGCATCAACCTTCTCCTGCGGCCTGGTGGGCATGAAGACACTATTTCTACGCATGCTTTTACTTCCTTTGGCCTTGAGCATCTTGTGGGCCTTTTACACAGAAGTCGGG GACGATGCCCATGGATTCTTTACCAAAAACGGCATGATCCTTAATATTTTGGGGTTGTCCTACGGCTGCGGAATTCTGACCACCATATCCTTAT TTCCCATTTGGCGCAAAAAGTTCTCACAGGACAACCCAGAGGGACTTTATTCGGGAACTACTCTACTGATTGCCTACAACTCAGTTTCTATACCATTCTCCGCTGTGTCCGCTGTAATTGCCAGCTGTGTGGTTTATCC TCTCCTCTTGGATGTTAAGTACAACAATGGCATCGTCTTCGCCTATCTGTTTGTTGCCCTTTGGTCCAGTTTTGTCCTTGCCGAGCAACTCACGATCGCCTTCCTCTTGGTGGTCAAGGTTCCTTTCAACGCAGCCATCGCAGTGACCTATGTGCTGGTCATCAGTATTGCATTGGCCAGTGGAACAGTGCG GTCCTTCAAAGGACTCCAGCCCTGGCTGCAGGACAACACAAAGGGCACCCACACGCGCTACGCATCTTCCCTGCTGCACAGCATCGCCTTCCAATCGCGGAAACTCAACTGCACCCCCACCGCCTCCGTGATCTGTCCCAAGCCAGCGGACTTTATGCACGAGCGACTGGGATTGCCGGATCCGGAT GAAACCATCGATGTGGCCGCCTCTTGTGCATTTGCCGTGGGACTGGCCGCCTTCAACATGCTGGTCTACTTGTTTCCCATGCCACGATGTGTTCGCCAGAAGTTCAAGGACTGA